One region of Eretmochelys imbricata isolate rEreImb1 chromosome 2, rEreImb1.hap1, whole genome shotgun sequence genomic DNA includes:
- the BET1 gene encoding BET1 homolog isoform X1, producing MRRAGLGEGAPTSNYGYTNSGYSVHEEENERLTESLRTKVSAIKSLSIEIGTEVKNQNKMLSDMDSDFDSTGGFLDATIGRLKTLSRGSQTKLLCYMMLFALFVFFVIYWIIKLR from the exons GTGAAGGAGCACCTACCAGTAACTATGGCTATACCAACAGTGGGTATAGTGTACACGAAGAGGAAAATGAAAGGTTAACTGAAAGTCTGCGTACAAAAGTCTCTGCCATAAAATCA CTTTCCATTGAAATTGGAACAGAAGttaaaaatcagaataaaatgtTATCAGACATG GACTCTGACTTTGATTCTACGGGTGGATTTCTAGATGCGACTATAGGCAGACTGAAAACACTCTCCAGAGGGAGCCAGACAAAACTATTGTGCTACATGATGCTCTTTGCACTCtttgtcttttttgtaatttactgGATTATTAAACTGAGATGA
- the BET1 gene encoding BET1 homolog isoform X2, translating to MRSRTGEGAPTSNYGYTNSGYSVHEEENERLTESLRTKVSAIKSLSIEIGTEVKNQNKMLSDMDSDFDSTGGFLDATIGRLKTLSRGSQTKLLCYMMLFALFVFFVIYWIIKLR from the exons GTGAAGGAGCACCTACCAGTAACTATGGCTATACCAACAGTGGGTATAGTGTACACGAAGAGGAAAATGAAAGGTTAACTGAAAGTCTGCGTACAAAAGTCTCTGCCATAAAATCA CTTTCCATTGAAATTGGAACAGAAGttaaaaatcagaataaaatgtTATCAGACATG GACTCTGACTTTGATTCTACGGGTGGATTTCTAGATGCGACTATAGGCAGACTGAAAACACTCTCCAGAGGGAGCCAGACAAAACTATTGTGCTACATGATGCTCTTTGCACTCtttgtcttttttgtaatttactgGATTATTAAACTGAGATGA